In one window of Tenacibaculum mesophilum DNA:
- a CDS encoding amidohydrolase, whose protein sequence is MESLKDTLEKVRKELHKFPEVSEEEYETKKRIQTFLEEHTFCEIQPVAKTGLLAIFNGKKEGKTVMLRADIDALPIQEINSFEHKSVNEGVSHKCGHDGHTTILLGVAKLLTEKPLSKGKVVLLFQPSEENGRGAQSILEDTYFKQLNIDYVFALHNLPGFTKQEIIVKEHEFTSNVKSVIITLEGKTAHAAEPEKGYNPANAIAEILHFVRQETKNIPEDSDFFLATPIYVTMGEKAYGVSAGYGEVHLTLRSWSTRLMKEKQNNLEQLLQKLQEKEKLSINTSWFEEFYANKNNKEAVEYIKKVAEQLNLSINEINSPFKWGEDFGLFTQQYKGAMFGLGAGKNTPALHNPDYDFPDDITVTGAQLFYNILKEVQQ, encoded by the coding sequence ATGGAAAGCCTAAAGGATACTTTAGAGAAGGTAAGAAAAGAATTACATAAGTTTCCTGAAGTTTCTGAAGAAGAATATGAAACTAAAAAAAGAATACAAACTTTTTTAGAGGAACACACATTTTGTGAGATACAACCAGTGGCTAAAACAGGTTTGTTAGCAATCTTCAATGGAAAAAAAGAAGGGAAAACAGTTATGCTAAGGGCTGATATTGATGCGTTGCCTATTCAAGAAATAAATAGTTTCGAACATAAATCTGTAAATGAAGGAGTCTCTCACAAATGCGGACATGATGGGCATACAACTATTTTACTTGGAGTAGCAAAGCTTCTTACGGAAAAACCGTTGTCTAAAGGAAAAGTAGTATTACTTTTTCAACCTTCAGAAGAAAATGGAAGAGGAGCGCAGTCTATTTTAGAAGATACTTATTTTAAACAACTTAATATAGATTATGTTTTTGCGCTACATAATTTACCAGGTTTTACCAAACAAGAAATAATTGTAAAAGAACATGAGTTTACTAGCAATGTAAAAAGTGTTATAATTACTTTGGAAGGAAAAACAGCACATGCAGCAGAGCCAGAAAAAGGCTACAACCCAGCTAATGCAATTGCTGAAATTCTTCATTTTGTAAGACAAGAAACAAAAAATATACCAGAAGATTCTGATTTCTTTTTAGCTACTCCCATATACGTAACAATGGGAGAAAAAGCCTATGGAGTATCAGCAGGATATGGAGAAGTACATCTTACATTAAGAAGTTGGAGTACGCGTTTAATGAAAGAAAAACAGAATAACCTCGAACAATTACTTCAAAAGCTTCAAGAAAAAGAAAAGTTAAGTATTAATACTTCTTGGTTTGAAGAGTTTTACGCAAATAAAAATAACAAAGAAGCTGTTGAGTATATAAAAAAGGTAGCGGAACAACTAAATTTATCAATTAACGAAATAAATAGCCCGTTTAAATGGGGCGAAGATTTCGGGTTGTTTACACAACAATATAAAGGAGCTATGTTTGGACTAGGAGCTGGGAAAAACACTCCTGCACTACATAATCCAGATTATGATTTTCCTGATGATATAACAGTAACAGGAGCACAATTATTTTATAATATTTTAAAAGAAGTTCAACAATAA
- the rpsU gene encoding 30S ribosomal protein S21, which yields MLIIQVKEGENIDRAIKRYRRKYRNTKVLQEIRDRKEYTKPSVSRREQLKKAQYKEQFLLEQEK from the coding sequence ATGTTAATAATACAAGTAAAAGAAGGTGAAAATATCGATAGAGCGATTAAACGCTACAGAAGAAAATATAGAAATACAAAAGTTTTACAAGAAATAAGAGATAGAAAAGAGTACACAAAACCATCTGTAAGCAGAAGGGAGCAATTAAAAAAGGCTCAGTATAAAGAGCAGTTTTTATTAGAGCAGGAAAAATAA
- a CDS encoding sodium:solute symporter family protein, translated as MDIHFIDLLIFVLYLVFMLGVGVYFMNKNKSKDDYYVGGRNMSAGHIGLSVVATDVGGGFSIGLGGLGFLMGLSGSWMLFTGLLGAWISAVFLIPKVYPIAKKHHFLTFPESLAFHYNAKVALMAGIISLIGYIGFTSSQILAGAKLASATFPSISITNAVLIMGVIAVVYTVIGGIKAVIYTDTIQWIILMIGLIGIGIPIGYAEIGGWSGIKEILPASFLSLTNVSFIDMFNWIITIVPIWFVGMTLYQRIYACKDEKTAKKAWKIAGLFEYPIMAFMGVALGLFSRVAYEQGMFASIGYAPGVELDAELGLPLLLRSILPVGLMGLMMSAYFSAIMSTADSCLMAASGNLTTDIFGYFKKSISIKNSQLITFLIGGLAIVLATKMQNVLELMLYSYAFMVSGLLVPVLGTLLLRKPSPIAAFYAMISGGLTTLLLIILEVKLPFGLDANFFGITLSAIVFSIIQLINNPKSWKA; from the coding sequence ATGGATATACATTTTATTGATCTATTAATATTTGTGTTATATCTAGTTTTTATGCTTGGAGTAGGAGTATACTTCATGAATAAAAACAAATCAAAAGACGATTACTATGTAGGGGGAAGAAACATGTCAGCAGGTCATATAGGGTTATCTGTTGTTGCAACTGATGTTGGAGGGGGCTTTTCTATTGGCTTAGGAGGTCTTGGTTTTTTAATGGGACTCTCCGGTAGCTGGATGCTTTTTACAGGGTTATTAGGTGCTTGGATAAGCGCCGTTTTTTTAATCCCTAAAGTATATCCAATAGCAAAAAAACATCATTTTCTAACGTTTCCAGAGTCATTAGCTTTTCACTACAATGCAAAAGTCGCTCTAATGGCAGGAATTATTTCGTTAATAGGGTACATAGGTTTTACAAGCTCACAAATTTTAGCAGGAGCAAAACTAGCATCCGCTACATTTCCTTCTATATCTATTACTAATGCAGTTTTAATTATGGGAGTCATTGCAGTGGTGTATACAGTTATTGGAGGAATAAAAGCTGTGATTTATACAGATACCATTCAGTGGATAATTCTAATGATAGGGCTAATAGGAATTGGAATCCCTATCGGTTATGCTGAAATAGGAGGGTGGAGTGGCATTAAAGAAATATTACCAGCCAGTTTTTTATCACTAACCAATGTTTCGTTTATTGATATGTTTAACTGGATAATCACAATAGTACCTATTTGGTTTGTTGGAATGACTTTATACCAACGAATTTATGCTTGTAAAGATGAAAAAACAGCAAAAAAAGCATGGAAAATAGCGGGACTTTTTGAGTACCCAATAATGGCGTTTATGGGAGTTGCCTTAGGGTTATTTTCAAGAGTAGCCTATGAGCAAGGAATGTTTGCTAGTATAGGGTATGCCCCAGGAGTAGAATTGGATGCAGAATTGGGACTTCCATTGTTGCTGAGAAGTATTTTACCAGTGGGTTTAATGGGGTTAATGATGTCGGCTTATTTTTCGGCAATTATGTCTACAGCCGATAGTTGTTTAATGGCAGCTTCAGGAAACTTAACAACAGATATTTTTGGGTATTTCAAGAAAAGTATCAGTATAAAAAACTCACAATTAATAACTTTTTTAATAGGTGGCTTAGCTATTGTATTGGCAACAAAAATGCAAAATGTATTAGAGTTAATGCTGTATTCGTATGCCTTTATGGTATCAGGGTTGTTAGTTCCTGTTTTAGGAACATTATTACTGAGAAAACCATCACCAATTGCTGCTTTTTATGCAATGATTTCAGGAGGATTGACCACTTTACTATTAATTATTTTAGAGGTAAAATTACCTTTTGGTTTGGATGCAAATTTCTTCGGAATTACATTATCAGCTATTGTATTTTCAATAATTCAGTTAATTAATAATCCAAAATCATGGAAAGCCTAA
- a CDS encoding protein-disulfide reductase DsbD family protein — MKKILAFLFCFTVGFSAMSQIHNPIAWKTSVEKISETTYNLVSTATIQGSWHLYAQQVPSGGPIPTTFTYDDDGGKVKIVGNTTEPEGEIKFTTLFGEEGMNIKSFADKAVFKQKVELIDASLTQINAFVEFIACTDEMCLPPKEVDLVFDLTKATAVKVSSDNVKETKTTDKEASKESEKEEKKGLWGIFFIAFLSGFAALLTPCVFPMIPMTVSFFTKQSKSKSAGIRNAIIYGISIIGIYVLLGSVVTAVFGADALNALSTNVWFNIVFFLILVIFAVSFLGAFEITLPSSWATKVDSQADRGGLIGIFFMALALAIVSFSCTGPIVGTLLVEAASKGGIAPIVGMLGFSSAIALPFALFAAFPGWLNSLPKSGGWLNTVKVVLGFLELALAFKFLSNADLVLQLHLLEREVFIAIWIAIFGALAFYLFGKIQLPHDSPISHISVGRLSLGLIVLSFTIYMVPGLWGAPLNLISAFPPPQHYSESPYGVGFTKQAVVSSGNQENGHERLPEGAHLMPPHDIMSFHDYDKGLAYAKKVGKPVMLDFTGHACVNCRKMEQNVWVKPKVLDVLKNKVVLISLYVDDKRPLEEDEVVESKLNPGKKLKYIGQKWSEMQTIKYKANSQPFYVLMNHDESNIIDPIAYTPDVDEYYNWLENGITNFKK, encoded by the coding sequence ATGAAAAAAATACTAGCATTTTTGTTTTGTTTTACTGTTGGGTTTTCGGCAATGAGCCAAATTCACAATCCAATAGCATGGAAAACGAGTGTAGAGAAAATTTCTGAAACAACATATAACTTAGTAAGTACTGCGACAATACAAGGAAGTTGGCATTTGTATGCACAACAAGTTCCTAGTGGAGGGCCTATTCCAACAACTTTTACGTATGATGATGATGGAGGGAAAGTTAAAATTGTAGGAAATACTACAGAGCCAGAAGGAGAAATTAAGTTTACCACACTTTTTGGTGAAGAAGGAATGAATATTAAATCCTTTGCAGACAAAGCAGTTTTTAAGCAGAAAGTAGAGTTGATTGATGCTAGTTTAACTCAAATAAACGCATTTGTAGAGTTTATTGCCTGTACAGATGAGATGTGCTTGCCTCCAAAAGAGGTAGATTTAGTGTTTGATTTAACTAAAGCGACAGCAGTTAAAGTTTCTTCAGATAACGTTAAAGAAACAAAAACAACAGATAAAGAAGCTTCAAAAGAAAGTGAAAAGGAAGAAAAGAAAGGTTTATGGGGAATTTTCTTCATTGCTTTTTTATCTGGGTTTGCAGCATTGTTAACTCCGTGTGTATTTCCTATGATACCGATGACAGTAAGCTTTTTCACAAAACAAAGCAAAAGTAAATCAGCAGGAATTCGAAATGCAATTATCTACGGAATATCTATTATAGGGATTTATGTATTATTAGGGTCGGTAGTAACTGCTGTTTTTGGAGCTGATGCTTTGAACGCATTATCAACGAACGTATGGTTTAATATAGTTTTCTTCTTAATCTTAGTGATTTTTGCTGTGTCTTTCTTAGGAGCTTTTGAAATTACTTTACCAAGTTCATGGGCAACTAAGGTAGATTCTCAAGCTGATAGAGGAGGGTTAATTGGAATTTTTTTTATGGCGTTAGCCTTGGCAATTGTATCCTTTTCGTGTACAGGACCAATCGTAGGTACTTTGTTAGTAGAAGCAGCTTCTAAAGGAGGAATAGCACCTATTGTTGGAATGTTAGGGTTCTCTTCAGCTATTGCACTACCATTTGCCTTATTTGCAGCTTTTCCAGGATGGTTAAATTCATTGCCAAAATCAGGAGGATGGTTAAATACGGTAAAAGTAGTTTTAGGGTTCTTGGAATTAGCCTTAGCATTTAAATTCTTATCAAATGCCGATTTAGTATTACAATTACATCTACTAGAAAGAGAGGTGTTTATTGCTATATGGATAGCTATTTTTGGAGCCTTAGCTTTTTATCTTTTCGGAAAAATACAATTACCACACGATAGTCCAATCAGTCATATTTCTGTAGGAAGATTAAGTTTAGGGTTGATTGTATTATCTTTTACCATTTATATGGTTCCTGGGTTATGGGGAGCACCGTTGAATTTAATCAGTGCATTTCCACCGCCACAACATTATAGTGAGTCACCTTATGGAGTAGGATTTACAAAACAAGCAGTAGTAAGTTCAGGTAATCAAGAAAATGGACATGAGCGTTTGCCAGAAGGAGCACATTTAATGCCACCACATGATATTATGTCGTTTCATGATTATGATAAAGGATTAGCTTATGCTAAAAAAGTAGGAAAGCCAGTAATGTTAGATTTTACAGGACATGCTTGTGTAAATTGTAGAAAAATGGAACAAAACGTTTGGGTGAAACCAAAGGTTTTAGACGTGTTGAAAAACAAAGTAGTTTTAATCTCTTTGTATGTAGATGATAAAAGACCATTAGAAGAAGACGAGGTGGTAGAATCAAAGTTAAACCCAGGAAAAAAACTAAAATATATTGGTCAAAAATGGAGTGAAATGCAAACTATTAAGTATAAAGCAAACTCACAACCATTTTATGTATTAATGAATCATGATGAATCAAATATAATAGACCCTATAGCATACACACCAGATGTAGATGAATATTATAACTGGCTTGAAAATGGGATTACTAATTTCAAAAAGTAA
- a CDS encoding sigma-70 family RNA polymerase sigma factor, whose protein sequence is MRQLKITKQVTNRESKSIEKYLQEIGKIDLITADEEVELAQKIKTGDQRALETLVNANLRFVVSVAKQYQNQGLRLSDLINEGNIGLVKAARRFDETRGFKFISYAVWWIRQSILQALAEQSRVVRLPLNKIGSISKINKAVSKLEQSNERMPTPEEIAKVLDMTVSDVKQSMKNSGRHISMDAPLKEGETSNLYDVMKASEAPKPDKDLMQESLQLEISRSLETLSPRESDIIKLFYGLEDYRPMSLTEIGETFDLTRERVRQIKEKGLRRLKQRSRTKVLQTYLG, encoded by the coding sequence ATGAGACAGTTAAAAATAACAAAACAAGTTACCAATAGAGAATCAAAATCTATTGAGAAGTACTTACAAGAAATTGGTAAGATTGATTTGATTACTGCAGATGAAGAGGTTGAGTTAGCTCAAAAAATCAAAACAGGTGACCAAAGAGCATTAGAAACTTTGGTAAATGCTAACTTACGTTTTGTAGTGTCGGTGGCAAAACAATATCAAAATCAAGGATTACGCCTTTCTGACTTAATTAATGAAGGAAATATAGGTTTGGTTAAAGCAGCAAGACGTTTTGATGAAACGCGTGGATTTAAGTTTATATCGTATGCCGTTTGGTGGATACGTCAGTCTATTTTACAAGCTTTAGCAGAACAATCTCGTGTGGTTCGTTTACCGTTGAATAAAATAGGAAGCATTAGTAAAATTAATAAAGCAGTTTCTAAGCTTGAACAAAGTAATGAACGAATGCCAACTCCAGAAGAAATAGCTAAAGTTTTAGATATGACTGTTTCAGATGTAAAACAGTCAATGAAAAACTCTGGAAGACATATTTCTATGGATGCACCTTTAAAAGAAGGAGAAACATCAAATTTATACGATGTAATGAAAGCTTCAGAAGCTCCTAAACCAGATAAAGATTTAATGCAAGAATCTTTACAGTTGGAAATTAGTAGAAGTTTAGAAACATTATCTCCAAGAGAATCTGATATCATAAAGCTATTTTATGGTTTAGAAGATTACCGCCCTATGAGTTTAACTGAAATAGGAGAAACTTTTGACTTAACAAGGGAGCGCGTACGCCAAATTAAAGAAAAAGGACTTAGAAGACTCAAACAAAGATCGAGAACTAAAGTGTTACAAACTTATTTAGGCTAG
- a CDS encoding S28 family serine protease yields the protein MKAYNFIQNYFMKLIPTFLFTFIITVLLSCNTNNNKSFKSKLQEVFPNAKINTIKTEDHFIESYQVILNQFLDHKHPEEGTFKQYIYISHSDYNNPTILVTDGYASHNRTTELSKIFKGNQVIVEYRMYGKSRPDEIPWKYLTNDNATNDYHFIVEKLKSLYKNKWISTGISKGGETALIYKYNFPNDIDVTVPYVAPLINGTEDIRTNDFINTIKNETCRDRIKTFQRAILHKRSDIIPLLKEYATTNEITFNEVPFNEVLEYAVLEFPFSFWQWGDGKCDKIPENNDDINVLFNFLIKNSDITVYSDWGYNYYLPSFYQHMTELGYYGYDLTPVKDLLQVVTSSSNKRFAPKNIDISYNPNYIKKVRNYVENKGNRILYIYGENDPWYACAPIPKKEVDALKMVLPNANHATRIRHFSDEKQKIMYDKLQAWLGNTITIYPLKK from the coding sequence ATGAAAGCCTATAATTTTATACAAAATTATTTTATGAAGTTAATTCCTACTTTTCTTTTTACTTTTATTATTACTGTTTTACTTTCATGTAACACAAATAATAATAAATCTTTTAAAAGTAAACTACAAGAAGTTTTTCCTAATGCTAAAATTAATACTATAAAAACTGAAGATCATTTTATAGAGTCTTATCAAGTTATTTTAAATCAATTTTTGGATCATAAACATCCGGAAGAAGGTACTTTTAAGCAATATATTTACATATCACATAGTGACTATAATAACCCTACTATTTTGGTTACAGATGGGTATGCTTCCCATAATAGAACTACCGAATTAAGCAAGATTTTTAAGGGTAATCAAGTTATTGTAGAATACAGAATGTACGGAAAATCTAGACCTGATGAAATTCCTTGGAAATATCTAACAAATGATAATGCCACAAACGATTATCACTTTATTGTTGAGAAGTTAAAATCTTTGTACAAGAATAAATGGATTTCTACGGGTATTAGTAAAGGAGGAGAAACTGCATTAATTTATAAATATAATTTTCCTAATGATATTGATGTAACTGTGCCTTACGTAGCTCCTTTAATAAACGGTACAGAAGATATTAGAACTAACGATTTCATAAATACTATTAAGAATGAAACTTGTAGAGATAGAATTAAAACATTTCAACGTGCTATTTTACATAAAAGAAGCGATATAATCCCATTACTAAAAGAATATGCTACGACTAATGAGATTACTTTTAATGAAGTTCCTTTTAATGAAGTTTTAGAATATGCTGTATTAGAATTTCCTTTTTCTTTTTGGCAATGGGGAGATGGCAAGTGTGATAAAATACCTGAGAATAATGATGATATCAACGTATTATTTAACTTTTTAATAAAGAACTCTGATATTACTGTTTATAGTGATTGGGGATATAACTATTACCTTCCTTCCTTTTATCAACATATGACAGAATTAGGGTATTATGGATATGACTTAACACCTGTTAAAGATTTGCTTCAAGTGGTTACCAGTAGTTCTAATAAGCGTTTCGCTCCTAAAAATATTGATATAAGCTACAACCCAAATTATATAAAAAAAGTGCGCAATTATGTAGAAAATAAAGGGAATCGAATTTTATACATTTACGGCGAAAATGATCCTTGGTACGCTTGTGCTCCTATACCTAAAAAAGAGGTTGATGCCTTAAAAATGGTATTACCTAATGCAAATCATGCTACTAGAATAAGACATTTTTCTGACGAAAAACAAAAAATCATGTATGATAAATTACAAGCATGGTTAGGTAATACCATTACTATCTACCCCCTAAAAAAGTAG
- a CDS encoding GNAT family N-acetyltransferase, giving the protein MTIKTYDAFNRITPLEIERVTNFLYKHLEKYGDEKSAIRKAIDYAAKERTGLGGYVFTIEDKGEIIGAVVINKTGMDEYIPENILVYIATHNEYRGKGVGRKIMTHAIENCKGDIALHVEKDNPAKFLYEKLGFTTPYLEMRLKR; this is encoded by the coding sequence ATGACAATAAAAACTTACGATGCATTTAATCGTATAACCCCTCTAGAAATAGAAAGAGTAACTAACTTTTTATACAAACATCTTGAAAAATATGGAGATGAAAAATCAGCAATTCGTAAAGCAATAGACTATGCAGCAAAAGAGCGAACAGGATTAGGTGGATATGTTTTTACGATAGAAGATAAAGGTGAAATTATAGGTGCAGTGGTAATAAATAAAACTGGAATGGATGAGTATATCCCAGAAAACATTTTAGTGTACATAGCCACTCATAATGAATATAGAGGGAAAGGAGTAGGAAGAAAAATAATGACACATGCTATAGAAAACTGTAAAGGAGATATTGCTTTACATGTAGAAAAAGATAATCCAGCAAAGTTTTTGTACGAAAAGCTAGGATTTACCACTCCGTATTTAGAAATGAGACTAAAGAGATAA
- the alr gene encoding alanine racemase, producing the protein MTHTSYLELSESAIKNNINFIREIIGDTTIFSSVVKGNAYGHGIKTYCMLAYKYGVRHFSVSDANEAFDIKKTLPYEDVTIMIMGMIENSQLPWAIENEIEFFVFEENRLQKAIEAAKKVKRRAKIHLEIETGMNRTGFVPKETTKVLKYIETHKEFVDVKGICSHLAGAESISNYKRITDQKKKFKNVRKRVKELDLFNPNYHLASSAATIRYPTTRLDLVRVGILQFGFFPTKEILVHYLTKEKIVENPLKRIISWKTEVMDVKTIKAGQFIGYGTSYFTNQETKIAIIPVGYSSGYSRSLSNKGKVLIRGQRHKIVGSINMNMMAVDITHADTIEKGDEVVLIGGQGDVEITVSSFNDSIQIINYELLTRLPENLPRIITK; encoded by the coding sequence ATGACTCATACATCTTATTTAGAATTATCTGAATCAGCAATAAAAAATAACATCAATTTTATACGTGAAATAATAGGAGATACTACTATTTTTTCATCTGTAGTAAAAGGAAATGCTTACGGTCATGGAATTAAAACCTATTGTATGTTGGCATACAAATACGGAGTAAGACATTTTAGCGTTTCTGATGCGAATGAGGCTTTTGATATAAAAAAAACACTACCTTATGAAGATGTAACCATTATGATAATGGGAATGATTGAAAATAGCCAGTTACCATGGGCAATTGAAAATGAGATAGAGTTTTTTGTTTTTGAAGAAAATAGACTACAAAAAGCGATAGAAGCAGCAAAAAAAGTAAAAAGAAGAGCTAAAATTCATTTAGAAATCGAAACAGGAATGAACAGAACAGGCTTTGTTCCAAAAGAAACAACAAAAGTTCTTAAATATATTGAGACACATAAAGAGTTTGTTGATGTTAAAGGAATTTGTTCTCATTTAGCAGGAGCAGAAAGTATATCAAATTACAAGAGAATAACCGATCAAAAGAAAAAATTTAAAAATGTAAGAAAGAGAGTAAAAGAACTTGATTTATTCAATCCAAATTACCATTTAGCAAGTTCAGCAGCTACAATTAGATACCCAACAACAAGGTTAGATTTGGTAAGAGTTGGTATCTTACAGTTTGGATTTTTTCCAACAAAAGAGATATTGGTTCATTATTTAACCAAAGAAAAAATTGTAGAGAATCCGTTAAAAAGAATCATATCTTGGAAAACAGAAGTTATGGATGTTAAAACGATAAAAGCAGGTCAGTTTATTGGCTATGGTACATCATACTTTACAAACCAAGAAACCAAAATAGCAATTATACCAGTTGGATATTCTTCAGGATATAGCCGTTCTCTTAGTAATAAAGGAAAAGTTTTAATAAGAGGACAACGACATAAAATAGTAGGATCCATTAATATGAATATGATGGCAGTAGATATAACACATGCCGATACTATTGAAAAAGGAGATGAGGTTGTATTAATAGGGGGTCAAGGTGATGTTGAAATAACAGTTTCATCATTCAACGATTCAATACAAATAATTAATTATGAATTATTAACACGACTTCCTGAGAATTTACCAAGAATAATAACAAAATAA
- the lhpI gene encoding bifunctional Delta(1)-pyrroline-2-carboxylate/Delta(1)-piperideine-2-carboxylate reductase, translated as MEQIVQINNQFIESNTSFQELINELKKAFSDNKVQVPLRHHHDFTNPKATQDSTLLLMPAWNPGKTAGIKIVTVSPENHQFNLPAIHGTYILLNSVNGTIKAILDAKSLTAKRTAAASALASSFLSRKNADSLLMIGTGALATNLIKAHCTVRPIKKVYVWGRNYEKAKKIAKQCNSNIVKVVPVETIEEKIKEVAIISSATLSKMPLINGDLLQKGQHIDLVGAYKKDMREADNSAILKSTVFVDTFQGGLKESGDIVIPLNQGIIEEKDIKADLFRLCANNILARTSEEEITLFKSVGHALEDLIAANYYYKQYI; from the coding sequence ATGGAACAAATTGTACAAATTAATAATCAGTTTATAGAAAGTAATACATCTTTTCAAGAGTTAATAAATGAACTTAAAAAAGCATTTTCGGACAACAAGGTACAAGTACCTTTAAGGCACCATCATGATTTTACAAATCCTAAAGCAACTCAAGATTCAACCTTACTTTTAATGCCTGCTTGGAACCCAGGAAAAACAGCAGGAATAAAAATAGTTACCGTTAGTCCAGAGAATCATCAATTTAACTTACCAGCTATTCATGGAACATATATTTTGTTAAATTCTGTAAACGGAACTATTAAAGCAATTTTAGATGCTAAAAGCTTAACAGCAAAAAGAACCGCGGCTGCTTCTGCTTTAGCATCTTCTTTTTTATCAAGAAAGAACGCAGATTCATTATTAATGATAGGTACAGGAGCTTTAGCTACTAATTTAATAAAAGCGCATTGTACAGTTAGACCAATAAAAAAGGTATATGTTTGGGGAAGAAACTATGAAAAAGCGAAAAAAATAGCAAAGCAGTGTAATAGTAATATTGTAAAAGTAGTACCAGTAGAGACAATAGAAGAAAAAATAAAGGAAGTAGCGATTATATCTTCAGCAACATTATCTAAAATGCCATTAATTAATGGTGATTTATTACAAAAAGGGCAACATATAGATCTTGTAGGAGCTTACAAAAAAGACATGAGAGAAGCTGACAACTCAGCTATACTTAAATCAACAGTTTTTGTGGATACTTTTCAAGGAGGGCTTAAAGAGAGTGGAGATATTGTAATTCCATTAAACCAAGGGATAATAGAAGAAAAAGATATTAAAGCAGATTTATTTAGGCTGTGTGCTAATAACATTTTAGCTAGGACATCAGAAGAAGAAATTACACTTTTTAAATCAGTAGGTCATGCTTTAGAAGATTTAATAGCGGCAAATTATTATTATAAACAATACATATAA
- a CDS encoding alanine racemase, whose translation MAELIIYSERIKDNIKKLSNFFEKNHIEWSLVTKVFSGDKTFLKAILTPDVTEKINSIGDSRLTSLRNLREVNPDLRTIYIKPPANIYADDVVEYADISLNSSLSTIESLNEAAKKKNKIHKIIIMIEMGELREGVKRDDILGFYEKVFNLPNIEVIGIGSNLGCMYGVEPTYDKLLQLSLYKELISAKFNKDLKYVSGGTSITLPLVENGVAPKDINHFRIGEAAFFGVSPLENKQFKDLHTETFEFYANVIELEKKKIVPDGIISEASIGHTSTYDENDVQETSYKAILDFGLLDVDKNDIEVEDKSISFVGITSDMLVIDVGLNKNEAGDTKYKVGDKVKFTLSYMGVARLLSSKFIDKVYV comes from the coding sequence ATGGCAGAATTAATTATATATTCTGAAAGAATAAAAGATAACATAAAAAAACTAAGTAATTTCTTTGAAAAAAATCATATCGAATGGAGCTTGGTAACAAAAGTTTTCTCGGGAGATAAAACATTTTTAAAAGCAATTTTAACTCCGGATGTAACTGAAAAAATAAACTCGATTGGAGATTCTAGATTAACAAGTTTAAGAAACTTAAGAGAGGTGAATCCAGATTTACGTACTATTTACATAAAACCCCCAGCAAATATTTATGCAGATGATGTGGTAGAGTACGCAGATATTTCTTTAAACAGCTCTTTATCTACTATAGAGTCACTTAATGAAGCAGCGAAGAAGAAAAATAAAATTCATAAAATTATTATCATGATTGAAATGGGTGAGTTAAGAGAAGGAGTAAAAAGAGATGATATTTTAGGGTTTTATGAAAAAGTATTCAATCTACCGAATATTGAAGTAATAGGTATAGGTTCAAATTTAGGATGTATGTACGGAGTAGAGCCTACTTATGATAAGCTATTGCAATTATCGTTATATAAAGAATTAATATCGGCTAAATTTAATAAGGATTTAAAATATGTGTCAGGCGGTACATCAATTACGTTACCATTGGTGGAAAATGGAGTCGCTCCTAAAGATATAAACCATTTTAGAATTGGAGAAGCTGCATTCTTTGGAGTAAGTCCGTTAGAGAATAAGCAGTTTAAAGATTTGCATACAGAAACATTTGAGTTTTATGCTAATGTAATAGAGTTGGAAAAGAAAAAAATAGTTCCCGATGGCATTATAAGTGAAGCAAGTATTGGACATACATCTACTTATGATGAAAACGATGTACAAGAAACATCGTACAAGGCAATTTTAGATTTTGGTTTATTAGATGTAGATAAAAATGATATTGAAGTTGAGGATAAAAGTATATCTTTTGTGGGAATTACTTCTGATATGTTAGTAATTGATGTTGGGTTGAATAAAAATGAAGCAGGAGATACAAAATATAAAGTAGGTGATAAAGTAAAGTTTACACTTAGCTATATGGGGGTAGCAAGATTGTTAAGTTCTAAATTTATAGATAAAGTTTATGTATAA